One Brachyspira suanatina DNA segment encodes these proteins:
- the ftsY gene encoding signal recognition particle-docking protein FtsY: MPYMNIIIIACSVLVVLLILVLVLMKKSKKPKVSLTSSKSKFSLSSLFNTSSINDEFFASLENTLITADAGVETTKDIISKLRDVIEKENIKDPFEAKKHLREILISKFISRKIELNGKTILFIVGVNGVGKTTSIAKLANILKKDHKVILAAADTFRAAAIEQLEEWANRLSVTIVKGQQAGDPASVLFSALDKAKATDADIVIVDTAGRFHNQENLVRQLEKMKKIATERFTEFKFVPILVLDANVGHNGIEQAKVFTNALDIQGAIVSKLDSTAKGGVAISVAHYLSLPIYYGGFGEKVEDFKEFDAESFVDSILA; this comes from the coding sequence ATGCCGTATATGAATATTATAATAATAGCATGCAGTGTACTTGTAGTACTTTTGATTTTAGTTTTGGTGTTAATGAAAAAATCTAAAAAACCTAAAGTTTCATTAACAAGTTCTAAAAGTAAATTTTCACTATCATCACTATTTAATACTTCATCAATCAATGATGAATTTTTTGCAAGTTTAGAAAATACATTAATAACAGCTGATGCTGGTGTTGAAACTACAAAAGATATTATTTCAAAACTTAGAGATGTAATAGAAAAAGAAAATATAAAAGATCCGTTTGAAGCTAAAAAACATTTAAGAGAAATTTTAATATCTAAATTCATTTCAAGAAAAATAGAACTTAATGGTAAAACTATACTTTTTATAGTAGGTGTTAATGGAGTAGGTAAAACAACTTCAATAGCAAAATTAGCTAATATATTAAAGAAAGATCATAAAGTTATATTAGCAGCAGCAGATACATTCAGAGCAGCTGCCATAGAACAATTAGAAGAATGGGCTAATAGACTTTCTGTTACTATAGTTAAAGGACAGCAAGCCGGAGATCCTGCAAGCGTATTATTTTCAGCATTAGATAAAGCTAAGGCAACAGATGCTGATATAGTTATAGTTGATACTGCAGGAAGATTCCATAATCAGGAGAATTTGGTAAGACAGCTTGAGAAGATGAAGAAAATCGCTACAGAGAGATTTACAGAGTTTAAATTTGTACCAATATTAGTATTAGATGCCAATGTTGGACATAATGGAATAGAGCAGGCTAAAGTATTTACTAATGCTTTAGATATACAAGGAGCTATAGTTTCAAAGTTGGATAGCACAGCTAAGGGTGGGGTAGCAATAAGTGTAGCTCATTATTTATCTCTGCCTATATATTATGGAGGCTTTGGAGAGAAAGTTGAAGATTTTAAAGAATTTGATGCTGAAAGTTTCGTTGATTCTATATTAGCATAA
- a CDS encoding rubrerythrin family protein, giving the protein MIKKSSLFILFLFVFAGLVYGQTAKSTLDGMMQSYNGEMNASASYAEYAKKAQNKSVAALFKAASAAEALHAKLLNDMALSSKLSTKALTAKINAIKTGTDVDNLKSGIAGETYEYTKMYPAFSKVAASENNKNVSDLMNRIASVEKTHAELYNKTIQDLNAKKTLPTVYYLCPVCGYVEAGSAPAKCPLCNATASSFQAFN; this is encoded by the coding sequence ATGATTAAAAAATCAAGTTTATTTATTTTGTTCTTATTCGTTTTTGCTGGTCTTGTATATGGACAAACAGCTAAATCTACTTTAGATGGTATGATGCAGTCTTATAATGGTGAGATGAATGCATCTGCTAGCTATGCTGAATATGCTAAAAAAGCTCAAAACAAAAGTGTTGCAGCTTTATTTAAAGCAGCTTCTGCTGCAGAAGCTTTACATGCTAAGCTTTTAAACGATATGGCTTTATCTTCTAAATTATCAACTAAAGCATTAACAGCTAAAATCAATGCTATTAAAACTGGTACTGATGTTGATAATTTAAAAAGCGGTATAGCTGGTGAAACTTATGAATATACAAAAATGTATCCTGCTTTCAGTAAAGTTGCTGCTTCTGAAAACAATAAAAATGTTTCTGATTTAATGAACAGAATAGCTTCAGTTGAAAAAACACATGCTGAATTATATAACAAAACTATACAGGATTTAAATGCTAAAAAAACTTTACCTACAGTTTATTATTTATGCCCTGTTTGCGGATATGTTGAAGCAGGTTCAGCTCCAGCTAAATGTCCATTATGTAATGCTACAGCTAGTTCTTTCCAAGCATTTAATTAA
- a CDS encoding PLP-dependent aminotransferase family protein, giving the protein MKLRLSKRALKEDFQSSFVKIMLEVAAKGDLISFAGGLPNPESFPVEEIKAAANKVLETKGAYSLQYNSTEGYGPLREFIANRYKKQGIEIEASDILIANGSQQALDIISSCLIDPNDDVLVEDPSYLAALQSFHLYNPKIHTVNLNEDGADIDEFKEAVNKYDNKFFYSVPNFQNPTGITYTNAVREKIAEIMKGKDTFFVEDNPYGELRFKGEHQKSFGAYLGEQSILLGTFSKTVAPGMRLGWIACRQKELYAKMKDYKQLIDLHTGTFAQVVVSQYLEDNDYDEHIKKIIDLYGKQCNYMLEAMDKYLPKDMHWTHPEGGMFIWATLPKGIDAVELSRKAAEDGVVVVAGEPFYEAKRGLGTLRLNYTNSKPEDIDKGISILAKAIEKMRK; this is encoded by the coding sequence ATGAAATTAAGATTATCAAAAAGAGCATTAAAAGAAGATTTTCAAAGCAGTTTTGTAAAAATTATGCTTGAAGTTGCAGCTAAAGGTGATTTAATATCATTTGCAGGCGGTTTGCCTAATCCTGAATCATTTCCTGTGGAAGAGATTAAAGCTGCAGCAAATAAAGTTTTAGAAACTAAAGGTGCTTATTCTTTACAATATAACAGCACTGAGGGATATGGTCCTTTAAGAGAGTTTATTGCCAATAGATATAAAAAACAAGGTATTGAAATTGAAGCCAGCGATATACTTATAGCTAATGGTTCTCAGCAGGCTTTAGATATTATTTCTTCATGTTTAATAGATCCTAATGATGATGTTTTAGTTGAAGATCCATCTTATTTAGCAGCTTTACAATCATTTCACCTATATAATCCTAAGATTCATACAGTTAATTTGAATGAAGATGGCGCTGATATAGATGAGTTTAAAGAAGCTGTAAATAAATACGATAATAAATTCTTTTATTCCGTACCTAATTTCCAAAATCCTACAGGTATAACATATACAAATGCTGTAAGAGAAAAAATAGCAGAAATAATGAAAGGTAAAGATACATTCTTTGTAGAGGATAATCCTTATGGAGAATTAAGATTCAAAGGAGAACATCAAAAATCATTTGGGGCATATTTAGGAGAACAGTCTATATTGCTTGGTACATTCTCAAAAACTGTAGCACCAGGTATGAGATTAGGCTGGATTGCATGCAGACAAAAAGAGTTATATGCTAAGATGAAAGATTATAAACAGCTTATAGATTTGCATACAGGAACATTTGCCCAAGTAGTTGTAAGTCAGTATCTTGAAGATAATGATTATGATGAACATATCAAAAAAATAATAGACTTATACGGCAAACAATGTAATTATATGCTTGAAGCTATGGATAAATATTTACCTAAAGATATGCACTGGACACATCCTGAAGGCGGTATGTTCATATGGGCTACACTTCCTAAAGGAATAGATGCTGTTGAGCTTTCAAGAAAAGCTGCTGAGGACGGTGTAGTAGTAGTAGCAGGAGAGCCTTTTTATGAAGCTAAAAGAGGCTTAGGTACTTTAAGATTAAATTACACTAATTCTAAACCCGAAGATATTGATAAGGGTATATCTATATTAGCAAAAGCTATTGAAAAAATGAGAAAGTAA
- a CDS encoding transcript cleavage factor, with the protein MSEALQKLENVFSEETFTRRPLLNYTAKYFVDLSGILNDINDTNDINSAIETAKMQLDKNPNHISALYANGFLNLKIANYSEMSLEKLLGIFKNAKKWNIVEFISQKILDEYYESDYALRYLASYYQSTNRDSEALEIWERLIRFDVSNPELPEKIAHTKEMAGDIKSAVHYYKIAFERNLIRERNNAESDIKKVLEYEPDNYNYLLKYENALKTLVDSNIMIDVWKIIFFYYFENNRYNDALKTIKNLLNYEQDIVAQNNKKAKFFRHRLVDVYKALYPNHTLFEKIEEISAITNVNKKPKDCIEIFEKYIQYDVDKYVIHRNFGVGKIKSIDINNVNIKFVSQEDIRKMTFDMAIQSLTTLPNDDINVYKAYRLNEIKKIAEENPTELLTIILKYKKTITTKDLKQELTSKPDVVVAESAYTKWLESAKKSVRASTTVKFDKNTFLYNEEAETYDAESLSKFNKTDNFFERYQIYMEYLTYTPNLNSEEAKEMNNYFVNISKDKKAPNDERIISTIYLRSQSNADSSIPLLSDIVKNIDDYTHVYEVLPSSNYREKFIKAIWDGRRDDYYNIILKMLYSPQVKNNYLIVNKLFEDGKTDMLAKTIDDIFLHYRECPESFVYFAQKILDGEYYDETAGDININKNSLMIGLLSIIPHLSKMVDKKETSAQARKLLKVVYDLVFDKAYLLKFIENESEEDVKIIFGEFQKLVNLEQHYKTDIISAVIKRFPDWKI; encoded by the coding sequence ATGTCAGAAGCTCTACAAAAATTAGAAAATGTATTTTCAGAAGAAACATTTACGAGAAGACCTCTTCTTAATTATACTGCTAAGTATTTTGTTGATTTGTCAGGTATTCTCAATGATATAAATGATACTAATGATATAAATTCAGCTATAGAAACAGCTAAAATGCAATTGGATAAAAATCCTAATCATATATCAGCATTATATGCAAATGGATTTTTAAATTTAAAAATTGCAAATTATTCAGAAATGAGTTTGGAAAAACTTTTGGGTATTTTTAAGAATGCTAAAAAATGGAATATAGTAGAATTCATATCTCAAAAAATTTTAGATGAATACTATGAGAGCGATTATGCTTTAAGATATTTGGCTAGCTATTATCAAAGTACTAATAGAGATTCTGAGGCATTAGAAATTTGGGAAAGACTTATAAGATTTGATGTATCCAATCCTGAACTTCCTGAAAAGATAGCACATACAAAAGAAATGGCAGGAGATATAAAGAGTGCTGTGCATTATTATAAAATTGCTTTTGAAAGAAATCTTATAAGAGAAAGAAATAATGCAGAAAGCGATATTAAAAAAGTATTGGAATATGAGCCGGATAATTATAATTATTTGCTTAAATATGAAAATGCTTTAAAAACTCTTGTTGATTCTAATATAATGATAGATGTATGGAAAATAATATTCTTCTATTATTTTGAAAATAACAGATACAATGATGCTTTAAAAACTATTAAAAATTTGCTTAATTATGAGCAGGATATAGTAGCACAGAATAATAAAAAGGCAAAATTTTTCAGACATAGACTTGTAGATGTTTATAAGGCTTTATACCCTAATCATACACTTTTTGAAAAAATAGAAGAAATATCTGCTATTACAAATGTCAATAAAAAGCCCAAAGATTGTATAGAAATATTTGAAAAGTATATACAGTATGATGTTGATAAATATGTTATACATAGAAATTTTGGTGTTGGTAAAATAAAATCAATAGATATAAATAATGTTAATATCAAGTTTGTATCTCAGGAAGATATTAGAAAAATGACTTTTGATATGGCAATACAATCTCTTACAACATTGCCTAACGATGATATTAATGTTTATAAAGCTTATAGACTTAATGAAATTAAAAAGATAGCAGAAGAAAATCCTACAGAGCTTTTAACTATTATTTTAAAATATAAAAAGACAATAACTACAAAAGATTTAAAACAGGAATTAACTTCAAAGCCTGATGTTGTAGTGGCCGAGTCAGCTTATACTAAGTGGCTTGAGAGTGCCAAAAAATCTGTAAGAGCTTCTACTACAGTTAAGTTTGATAAAAATACTTTCCTTTATAATGAAGAAGCTGAAACTTATGATGCTGAAAGTTTATCTAAATTTAATAAGACTGATAATTTCTTTGAGAGATATCAAATATATATGGAATATTTAACTTATACTCCTAATTTAAACTCTGAAGAAGCTAAAGAGATGAATAATTATTTTGTTAATATTTCTAAAGATAAAAAAGCTCCTAATGATGAAAGAATTATAAGTACAATATATTTGAGAAGTCAGTCTAATGCCGACAGCAGCATACCTTTACTTTCAGATATAGTTAAAAATATTGATGATTACACTCATGTTTATGAGGTACTTCCTTCTTCTAATTACAGAGAGAAATTTATAAAAGCTATTTGGGACGGCAGAAGAGATGATTATTATAATATAATACTGAAAATGCTTTATTCTCCTCAAGTTAAAAATAATTATCTTATAGTAAATAAACTGTTTGAAGACGGCAAAACAGATATGCTTGCTAAAACTATAGATGATATTTTCCTTCATTATAGAGAATGTCCTGAATCATTTGTTTATTTTGCTCAAAAGATACTTGACGGAGAGTATTATGATGAAACAGCAGGAGATATAAATATAAATAAAAATTCTCTTATGATAGGTTTATTAAGTATAATACCTCATTTATCAAAAATGGTTGATAAAAAAGAAACATCTGCACAGGCTAGAAAACTTTTAAAGGTTGTGTATGATTTGGTATTTGATAAAGCTTATTTGCTTAAATTTATAGAAAATGAGTCTGAAGAAGATGTTAAAATAATCTTTGGAGAATTCCAAAAATTAGTAAATTTAGAACAGCATTATAAAACTGATATTATTTCTGCTGTTATAAAACGTTTCCCTGATTGGAAAATATAA
- a CDS encoding tetratricopeptide repeat protein, with amino-acid sequence MEEELFSRKESVKDIFNIIETKLKQGLFTESMEDFDRIMSKDFECENLYENISCVKFWINRLDKFKSVERNCIEYCKLLDSTYKKFNVFVHGKSYDENLISINAIHYYVYNKIIELIMQRSTNDIEGTEELRLLSNAFIELKDYSRALKSYEYLNTIEPYNSRTLSYIAMIYDKLGDEKKCKMYIREALFYDPLSIEFENISIEVVREIRDIIIKRGIHNNSQEEIILWMSAYGELMNILDVKRPLNEQEEFDLRRNISRLEADYRKIKLRETTAPKLLSSYAFLTTYLIMRQNDSDVEEVKVWGRKMAVIDKDLLQYYIKILDKE; translated from the coding sequence ATGGAAGAGGAATTATTTTCTAGAAAAGAGTCTGTCAAAGATATTTTCAACATTATAGAAACTAAATTAAAGCAGGGGTTATTTACAGAGTCTATGGAAGATTTTGATAGGATTATGTCAAAAGATTTTGAATGTGAAAATCTGTATGAAAATATATCCTGCGTTAAATTTTGGATTAACAGACTTGATAAATTTAAAAGCGTAGAGAGAAATTGCATAGAATACTGCAAACTTTTGGATTCTACTTATAAGAAATTCAATGTATTCGTACATGGAAAGTCTTATGATGAGAATTTGATATCGATTAACGCTATTCATTATTATGTATATAATAAGATTATAGAGTTAATAATGCAGCGCAGCACCAATGATATTGAAGGCACGGAGGAATTACGTTTACTTTCTAATGCTTTTATAGAGTTAAAGGATTATTCTAGAGCATTAAAATCTTATGAATATTTAAATACTATAGAGCCGTACAATTCTAGGACGCTTAGCTATATCGCTATGATTTATGATAAATTGGGCGATGAAAAAAAATGTAAAATGTATATAAGAGAAGCGTTATTTTATGATCCTTTAAGTATAGAATTTGAAAATATCAGCATAGAAGTAGTGAGAGAAATTAGAGATATAATAATAAAAAGAGGAATCCATAATAATAGTCAGGAAGAGATAATATTATGGATGAGTGCTTATGGCGAACTTATGAACATATTGGATGTGAAAAGACCATTAAATGAACAGGAGGAGTTTGATCTTAGAAGAAACATATCCAGATTAGAAGCAGATTACAGAAAAATAAAGCTGAGAGAGACTACAGCGCCTAAACTTTTATCTTCATATGCATTTTTAACTACATATCTTATTATGAGGCAAAATGATTCTGATGTTGAAGAGGTTAAGGTGTGGGGAAGAAAGATGGCTGTAATAGATAAAGATTTGCTGCAATACTACATAAAAATATTAGATAAGGAGTGA